The Pseudomonas fluorescens genome includes a window with the following:
- a CDS encoding DUF350 domain-containing protein, which translates to MLEALSISLNKAAVLGFVMYILGAAVLFALFQFIYTRVTPHKEFELIRSGNVAAAIALGGAVIGFAIPASNVIAYSISMLDFVVWAVIAAVVQLLAFLVTSLVLKGASARIRNGEIAAGIYIAAVAISVGMLNAACMTPSTN; encoded by the coding sequence ATGCTTGAAGCGCTCTCCATTTCCCTGAACAAAGCCGCCGTGCTTGGCTTTGTCATGTACATCCTCGGCGCCGCCGTGCTGTTCGCGCTGTTCCAGTTCATCTACACCCGCGTCACGCCGCACAAAGAGTTCGAGCTGATCCGTTCGGGCAACGTGGCTGCGGCCATCGCCCTGGGCGGTGCCGTCATCGGTTTCGCGATTCCGGCCAGCAACGTGATTGCCTATTCGATCAGCATGCTGGATTTCGTTGTCTGGGCAGTGATCGCCGCTGTCGTCCAGTTGTTGGCGTTCCTGGTGACCAGCCTGGTGCTCAAGGGCGCTTCCGCGCGGATCAGGAACGGTGAGATCGCCGCGGGTATCTATATCGCCGCCGTGGCCATCAGCGTCGGCATGTTGAACGCCGCGTGCATGACGCCTTCCACAAACTGA
- a CDS encoding DUF1190 domain-containing protein, with product MKRSKYVQLSLAASVAMAISGCGPTEKTYELKKKYNFQSVQQCVDEKLPVDICADAYMTAMTEHRRIAPVYDNQADCDADFVPDWCQQDSAGKFIPKLGGFELSAEGEVTQSEVDAAKAQLPASEAMNTGGGFSNLLTGLLIGNMLSSNRNSYFSEPVYRYRDDRGSFGSSTLSQRVSTGSTFTKSNQARYGSYTDSIKSSKAMSVASSTSRGGFGSKSSARSGWGGSSSSGG from the coding sequence ATGAAACGAAGCAAGTACGTCCAGCTTTCGCTGGCCGCGTCGGTCGCCATGGCGATATCCGGCTGCGGGCCGACGGAAAAAACCTACGAGTTGAAAAAGAAGTACAACTTCCAGTCCGTGCAGCAATGTGTCGATGAAAAGCTGCCGGTAGATATTTGTGCTGACGCCTACATGACCGCCATGACGGAGCATCGCCGGATTGCGCCGGTGTACGACAACCAGGCCGATTGCGATGCCGACTTCGTTCCCGATTGGTGCCAGCAGGACTCCGCTGGCAAGTTCATCCCCAAGCTGGGCGGTTTCGAACTGAGTGCCGAGGGCGAGGTTACGCAATCGGAAGTGGACGCTGCCAAGGCCCAATTGCCGGCCTCGGAAGCGATGAATACCGGTGGAGGTTTCAGCAACCTGCTGACCGGGCTGCTGATCGGCAACATGCTGAGCAGCAACCGCAACAGCTATTTCTCCGAGCCGGTCTACCGCTACCGCGATGATCGTGGCAGCTTCGGCTCCTCCACGCTCAGCCAGCGGGTGTCGACAGGCTCGACATTCACCAAGTCCAACCAGGCGCGATACGGCAGCTACACCGACTCCATCAAGAGCAGCAAGGCGATGTCCGTTGCTTCGTCCACGTCTCGCGGTGGTTTCGGCAGCAAGTCCAGTGCCCGCAGCGGTTGGGGCGGTTCGAGCAGCTCCGGCGGCTGA